Proteins co-encoded in one Sebastes fasciatus isolate fSebFas1 chromosome 11, fSebFas1.pri, whole genome shotgun sequence genomic window:
- the czib gene encoding CXXC motif containing zinc binding protein gives MVKFGLQFKATLENVTNVRPLGDDFRWFLKLKCGNCGEIPDKWQYITLEESVPLKGGRSSASMVQKCKLCSRENSIDILGDTIKPYNAEDSEKFKTMVQFECRGLDPIDFQPQAGFAAQGAESGTQFPEVNLLEKDWTDYDEEVKESVGIYEVTHQFIKC, from the exons ATGGTG AAATTTGGGCTCCAGTTCAAAGCCACTCTGGAGAATGTCACCAATGTGAGACCACTGGGTGACGACTTCCGCTGGTTTCTGAAG CTGAAGTGTGGAAACTGTGGAGAGATTCCAGACAAATGGCAGTATATAACCCTAGAG gAGAGTGTGCCACTTAAAGGAGGAAGAAGCAGTGCCAGCATGGTGCAGAAATGTAAACTTTGTTCCAGGGAAAATTCAATTG atATCCTGGGAGACACAATCAAACCTTATAAT GCAGAGGACAGCGAAAAATTCAAGACAATGGTGCAGTTTGAGTGTCGAGGTCTGGACCCCATCGACTTCCAACCTCAA GCTGGCTTCGCTGCACAAGGAGCAGAGTCTGGAACACAGTTTCCTGAAGTCAACCTGCTAGAAAAA GACTGGACAGACTACGATGAGGAAGTCAAGGAGTCGGTGGGAATATATGAGGTCACACACCAGTTCATCAAGTGCTGA